The Mercenaria mercenaria strain notata chromosome 1, MADL_Memer_1, whole genome shotgun sequence nucleotide sequence gttaggttcttttagaaaaaaaaatttgcagagttatgggactttgtttttttgttactatactatatacatagacacaatcttgtggcaccatctctcttcatccctttgacacaatttaatgaaacttcacacaagtgatcagtaacaacagtagttgtgcatggggcatgttaggttctttcagaaaaaaaatttgcagggttatgggactttgtttttttgttactatactatatacatagacacaatcttgtgcgcaccatctctcctcatccccttgacacaatttaatgaaacttcacacaagtgatcagtaacaacagtagttgtgcatggggcatgttaggttctttcagaaaaattttttgcagagttatgggactttgtttttttgttactatactatatacatagacacaatcttgtgcgcaccatctctcctcatccccttgacacagtttaatgaaacttcacacaagtaatcagtaacaacagtagttgtgtatggggcatgttaggttctttcagcgacaaaaattgcggagttatgggactttgtttcttgttaacatactatgtacatacagtctgcatatgcaatcttgtgcgtgcctaatctaccaaacccttgcgcacaatttaatgaaacttcacacaagtgatcagtcaaaccctagttgtgcatggtgcatgttacattcttttagataaatattctgcatagttatgggattttgttttttgtaactatactgtatacatacagtctatatacatacagtccacataattatgcagtcttgtgtgcgtcaaattgcaatgtactgtgtcagtgcatgcgggggttacattcatcacctttagtgatagctctagttagtaaatacctatatatattatgtgttttcaacgagaattccgacaaaaatagcctttattttctctttattttttaatattttacactaaaaggcctttatttccatagattggagcctttataaaaacctttatttttgttcaggcctgctaggaggcctgggttatttgatttatatttcaatgttatttcaatgtttactatttttagtaacacAAAGAGGACTCCTACATTATGTGAACTGTGCAATGTCACGTGCCCTACAACGCAGCTTCTCGCTCTACATCTGGAAACTCAGATGCACAAACGGAACGAAGATAATTTCACATGAAACAGAAACACTTGGATGAAGGACAGAATATAAAAGAAATGTCTGAAAGCAGAGGGACAGTCCACATAAATGGAGGAATTCATAAATCTGCAGTGTTTCCTTGAATCAAACAGACTCAAAGTTGAGGAGAAATATCTCTTTAAGTACAGAccttgtattttgtttaaaaactagCAAAGCAGCTGTGATTTGAATTGTTTTTAATTGTGAATAGAGTCTTTAAAGTCATGATCTCCTATAGTAGTTTTACCAGTTTTGATGCCAGAACAGTTTACATGTCTGACAAATGGTGCTAATACTTATGTTTCTAAAACTGTACCCAAGCCAGTTTAGCTACTTTCGTAAACCAAGTCTTTAGTTTTCTTTAGTTAGCTTGTTCCTTAAGCAAAGAAGTTTAGTTATATTGTTGCTAAAACAAATGACTTTTGTAATATTGTTCCTGAAATTAGCAACTTCAGTTGTATTGTTCCTAAAACTAGTGACTTTAGTTATGTTTTTCCTAAAACAAGTGACTTTagttatatttttctttgaacAAGTTACTTTAGTTATAATGTTGCTAAAACAAGACTTTAATAGTAGATCCTAAAACAATATGGCTTTAATTATAGTTTTCCTGAAACAAGGCAACTTGAGTTATGTTGTTCCTAAAACAAATTTCAGTTATATTGTTCCTAAAACAAACTTCAGTTATATTGTTCCTTATATTACTCCTAAAACAACAAACGTCAGTTATATTGTTCCTAAAACAACAAACGTCGGTTATATTGTTCCTAAAACAACAAACGTCGGTTATATTGTTCATAAAACGACAAACTTCAGTTATATAGTTCCTAAAATAAGTCACATTAGTAAGGGTCActcaaaattcatttttgaaagaccctgcTTTATCTAATTGTTCTTAAAACAAGTTACTaggtttgtttttttctaaaacaaccaCATTGAGTTACATGGTTTCTAAACAAGTGACTTTAATTATATTGGTTCTAAAACACACAGCTTTTGTTATATTGTTCTTGTAAGGGAACGAAATAAACTATTTTATGTTAGAAGTTAAAGATTTTATCTTATTACAGTATTAGTTTATTGTAAATGGCTAAGGAAGTCATGTTTATGTCTTTGTAAATAAATTATCTGTTCAAACTGTCTCTGTCTTTAATGCTACAAGAATATATACAGTGCAACTTACCTGGGTGGATTAGGGGTTAGTGTAGAGGGAGTGGAGAGAGCAAAATTTTCAGATGCTTTGAATTTTATAGAGGatacttgtttgtttcagtgttaaatcaaaatgtttgtaCTAGTTGCAATATTGCCATGGGTGGTGTGGCAGTGActgcatagtgcatttgcgacagcaactttcaaagcctattgcaattagagaaacctttagcgaacagcatggatcctgaccaggctggtctgggtccatgctggtcgcaaatgcactatgttggttttctcatggtgcagctcatattctGATctcatatcattttctttttaccTCAGCTATTTGAAGACTAGGTCCAGATATTACACTCATCCTTTCATCAGTGTCctgttttggttaagtttttgcatgcaagttcttTTCTAAAAGAACAACTAGGGGAAATGGATTAAAGATTCACAAACCTGTTCACTATCATGACTCAATATGCACTGCACAAacttttttttggcttttttacAAAGATGTCTTTTTTTCTGAACACTTTTTGGTCGGGTTTCTTTTGTATGCACCCTTGTTTTTCAGTAACCACTAAGGGAATAGATTGAACCTatacacacttgtttactgtgatgaCCTGACATGCACTGCACATGTTTcataacccttttttttttttttttacaaagttataacCCATTTTCCACTCAGcattttttgttaagattttgtatgaaaGCTTGTTGTAATGATATTAAAAAGAATGGCCGCATAACTCTTGTCTTGATatttcacaaatattatgctcCCTTTTTCAGCTTGTCATTTTTTCATATGATCTGTTATTTCATTAAACAGTGTAAgagattaaagttttttttttattaaaattgttgCCCTTTTTGTGcttgtttatgttttcatttatttagcatatggaaatataaaaaaagcgACTTTAAAAGTCAGGGACCCATTTCATAAAAGTTCTCTCCTAAGcataaacttttaaaacatttattccaTGGGATATAATTTGTATCCTTTAAAGAAGATGTTAATTCACTTTGAGGCAGatcacactattagcctgatttgcttcaaactttcacagatgaacaagcttgatgtgcagatgacctaTAAGGAAAACGTTTGCTGTGtctttttagctcgtctgatttttttggggaaaagagattagttattgtcatcactgtcggcgttggcgttgcctggttaagttttatgtttaggtcagcttttctcctgaactatcaaaggtattgctttgaaacttggaacacttgttcaccatcaatagctgaccctgtacagcaaggtacataactccatcctgctttttgcaagaattatggccccttttggacttagaaaatatcagatttcttggttaagttctatgtttaggtcatatttttctcctaaactatcaaaggtattgctttgaaacttgcaacacttgttcaccatcataagcagaccctgtacatcaagaattgtaactccatcctgcttttttcaagaattattgccccttttggacttagaaaatcagttttcttggttgagtattatgtttagtcagcttttctcataaattatcaaagctattgctttaaaacttgcaacagtttttcatcatcataagcagacgctgtacatcaagaaacataactctatcctgctttttacaagaatgatggccctttttagacttagaaaatcatgggtaggacaatatttctattatacaaaaaaaaaaatcagatgagcgtcagcacccgcagggcggtgctcttgttttaatctTATGCTCATAATGATGCCATTTACATGCTCGAGACAGTACcttattaatttttttcacaGACGTCATTTGAGATTTCACATTAAGGTAAAATCGGTGTTGAATAGTACATTACTAGGGATGTTACTTTAAACTTCGAAAGACAAGTGGTCAGCATTACAAGTAAAAAAGTCTTTTCTTTAACACCATGCCTAAAATAAAATTACTCTATTATAAATCATTTAATGAAGTAAACAAATAATATGTCATTGAATAGAAGTCCAGAAAAGTTTTTAAGCAACATTAGTAGTTACTATTTTTACACAGCCATATAATGTGTCATTGATAGACCATCACACTTTGTAGTTTCACTCCCTTATAATGTCATCATTACACATTGTACTCTCAGTCCATTGACATTTGACTCTTGTTCATCATGttaatattcattaaaaaatttgtttatttgatatttttgaaatttattgaagttgtaattttctttaaaagaataaatgggaaaaatagctctacagaacaGTTCCCTTATTATTTTGCCATAAAAGTCTCTTATGATGCCACTTCCTCACAAGAAGAGAGgatattttattttgcttctaTCAAATGTTCAGTATGTCCAAAATTTTCCATTATTTCAGCTCATCTGAGCACTTTAGCTGTTATGAAAGCGTTCGACCATCTTGCATCCTTTAGGTGTCTGTCTGTTCACACTTCTCTTCAAACAACATTTCCTCTGAGACTGTATGGTGGAAGTtgagagataaaaatagaaaaatcttcaaacaacatctcctaaactgTGATTTTGACATAATTTCAGACAAATGGCCCTTGTATGATCCTacatgaagattgttcaaattactccTATTCATCAAAAatcatggccaccagggggcatggtcacttttccctacgtgtatatagtagaaactttcataaaaattcaTACGAAACTGCTggctttattttgaaataatatgtatatagCGTAACTCGGGTAAGCAATCTAGAGCTATCATGGACTGATCTAAGGTTGTCAAATTTCTGTGGTGAGAAGATGACACCTGTTGCTTTTAAgagtcaaaggtaaaggtcacggTGGCATAAAGAAAGAGCAAATTCAGATCAATCACCGGACAACCTTCATATAATGACTGCCTATAGTCATAAGTCCCCTATTGCTTTAGGGCAAGTAGATCAAAGTTCAAAGTCACAATGACCTTATAACTGACAACAGTTGTAGAACACATGGGTATGAAGTCAACACATTTCATAGAAAGATTGTGGTCAGAAGTAACTTTTATAATttctgggtcagtaggtcaaatgtcgggcctccgtggccgagtggttaaggtcgctgacttaaaatcacttgcccctcattgatgtgggttcgagtttcactcggggcattgaattcttcatgtgaggaagccatccagctggcttacggaaggtcggtggttctacccaggtgcccgctcgtgatgaaataatgcacggaggggcacctggggtcatcctccaccattaaagctggaaagtcgccatatgacatatcatgtgtggtgcgacgttaaatccaacaaaaaaaaaaaggtcaaaatGTCAGTGTTACCATAAGCTTCCAAAAGTGTTTTGGATCAGTAACATGCATGGACTTGCATTAGTCTACTGGCATAAGATGAGTGTTTAAAAAATAACCTGTATTGTTTTAAGTTCAGTAGGCTGATAACTGTGGATGTAGTCTCGAGACTTGGAGAAAGGTTTATAATCCATAAATGGGGAATGTTGGGCCTACAGTTGAATGAAAATCTATAATCAGTGGATGACAGCTTCTAATTTGGAGGTCATTAGGTGAAAGGTCAAAAGCACTTACATATCACTTGCAGTTACTAGTAACAGTTTCCTGGTTAACATACCCTGTTGAAGATTTACATGACTTTGGAGACATGAAAGTTGTGCACAAGGTTTGAAGTACAACGAGACAACTTAATTAGCATTATAAGGGCCtttgtggccaagtggttaaggttgctgattcCAAATCACTTGACCTTACtgtggtgtagaattctttcacttgaggaagccatccagctttgCTAAAAGATAGTTAATTTTTCTACCAAGGGGCCCGTCCATGCATGACATAATATCCAGAGGGGCATTAGGTAACTCGTGGTTGAATTGATGTGAATAATGACCCTAAAATGATTAAGACACTTTGGTTTATGTATAGTTGTTCCAAATCATCACATCATATGACAAGGTCCACTAAGTGTAGATGTGTTAGACGTATTTTTTCTGGGATAGCTGAAGGGGGGTACCCTTACTCCCAATTATTTTCTCTTATTTGTAATcaaatctgaaaatgttttctCTCACAAAGCAGTATGGGGATATTAATCATCCCAGTGAGCTCTCTATCTACAGTTTCCTCAGATATACCCTGTTCCACTATCCAGCATGAAAATTGTAGAACATGCTGTCACCTCCAACATGTCTTGTTTAATTCCATGGAGCTAGAGATAAATACTATCGAGCAATTTATATTGCAGCACCGGTCTCTTTCCAGTATCCTTTTCAGGTCTATGTGAGTCTGTGTGAGAAAGTTAAAGGAAGAAATGTACAGAAGAGTAATTATAATACTAACTTTTTGCTCAAATTGACAGGGCTGGTTAAAATAAGAGAACGTGAAGagttaaaaatgacattttccacATTAGTCATTGTTAGCCGTTCATTTACTGCAGTAAAGAAAACATCTaattgaaaaaaatcattcataAAGTAAAAGTCGAAATATCTAAAGAATATCTAGaatgtaaaaaataatgtaattgttgaagaaaaaaaaaagagaaaatggcAAAATACCAAGAATTTCCGCGGAAAGGGGTCATTTTTGGTAGAAAATTTCTCTTTCCGGTATTTAGTACGGTGACACGTGAAATTCGAAAGACGCGACAATCACCAAAATGTCTGAGGTAGCACAGAAACCGGACGATTACCagaatgtttttaaaagtttcaagACACACAAGTCCACTGTATGTAATGCACTTGACTACCTAAACAGCAGTGAGACTGCAAATTTCTGCTTCGTTAAAATTGAGGATTGCAATGCTGAATATTCCTGCGGCTTCACGGAATGTTGGTGTCCAACAAAGAGAAATCTCGAAGAAGAGGATCATGAAAAACGAAAATTAGTTTACTATGGGGAAGTATTTGAAATCGAGTTGCTTAAAAGTTTCCTTGAGGGAAAAGAAACTCTTGACAGTCTCGGCTACGGACGTATCAAGGCATTGGAAAAACTGTCAGATTTCTTGTGTGACAGTAACCTGCAAGGTAGCAAATTGACggttctactttcactttcagtttggCAGCTAAACTattgctattctactcacccttgcATCAGtgttggcatcacaccttggttaaagagTATTGTGCAATTACATAtagctgtcatttaaaggcatacatctttgaaacatattttttcttttctaattcTAGGCAAAgacctataaaaataaatagatcggcaacttgaaaggcatatagagaaAACCTCGCCAACATCACgtggcaactgaatgagatctcattgtagtaagcgtctgttgatttgatcacgattgatcaagtcggcaaacgctatGAAACAAGATAACTTcctatcagatcgtttgtttataatgataatggtgctttTTAGCCTTAGtaaccatcatcagatggtgggctattcaaatgactctgcgtccatggtccgtcgtccttccgtcagtTAACAATTTCATGTTATTGCATCTCCTAAGAAACTACTGTGGGGAATTcgaccaaactttgtcaaaatgatgtattggtaccctagttgtgtccccctgaaaatcagactggttcaacaatttttgagtgagttgtggccctttgtttattttgatttctaatataattttatatccagtggccctccaagtagttaattgtttttttatggccttacctgtagaagggtcatatagtctgcagacactaatgagataatgattaataattacacctcagcagtgaatggactaccctagtagattgatgattactttgtttagtactcaaatttctgggtttaattattagttataatataagtaaatatatatgtgcattctttgtttccataataagaaaaaaataacaattgcatataactcattaatggtgtcatctctcttgtttagggtatgggtttaattattagttataatataagtaattatatgtgcattctctgttaacgtaataagaaaaaaatgcatataactcattaatggtgtcatctgtcttgtttagggtcaaggtcacttattttgatctagtgacctacttttttgtttttaacctacatcattcaaatttggaccacatgtatagttttgagtggctagatgaaccttgacatgagttgaccttgatcttgacctagtgacctactttcacatttctgtagctacagccttcaaatttgaaccacttgcataggtttgtgtaccgaaataaattttgaccttgacatggacctagtgatctactttcacatttttgaaggtacaggcttcaaatttggaccacatgcatagttttatgttccaaaataaaatttgaccttgtttttgacctagtgacctactttcacatttctcaagctacagccttcaaatttggaccacatgcatagttttgtgtatggaaatgaactttgaccttgtgattgacctagtgaccttctttaacatttctaaagctacaggcttcaaatttggaccacatgcatagttttgtgttctgaattgaaatttgactttgatttttacctagtacctactttcacatttctcaagcctagtaacagccttcaaatttgaagcacatgcatagtttcgtgtaccaaaatgaaatttgaccttgaaattgatctagtgacctactttcacatttctcaagctacagctttcaaatttggaccacatgcacagttttgtgtaccgaaatgaactttgaccttgattttgacctagtgacatatttgTGCTTTGCTCATAGCACATCCATATATTGACCAatctctttgatatttggtatgtatgtACCTTGTATGGAGCCAAAATTACCAATTGGTATTACAGGTCACTATATTCAAGGACTGTGATGACCTGGATTCTGACATAGTTACCTGCTTTTAGGATTttgatctagtcttgaaatttggaacattcagcaATGACTCAATGGTGgacgccaagatcactctgtgatctcttgtttaaaattattagtattttctacacggggaaagaatgaatttatgattgaaagtctgagaaatcaacagttgctgtttgaaaaatggactcgattcggtttattacatGCTGGCCATACCGCCAGTTTTATACTtaagtaagcgtctgttgatttgatcacaattgatcaagttggcaaacgctttgaaataagataacgctcTAACATGAGCTGACGCGAGATTAtctccagttgccattctgtgtattttatagttctttgttcTAGGTTACTGGATTCCcaacatcactaggtcaagtccaataactctgacatgtatttttgtcaaATCATGCCCCCCTTTAGGCATAGAAagtactggttaaagttttaccccaagttaatatctccaaaactaatgcaggtactgaattgaaacttcacctgtgtctCAAGGGATATAAAACTAgttagcatcaagtcccataactctgacatgtattttggctaaattatgccccactttggacttagaaaatcctggttaacgTTTTGTGTGCACATACATATAGCTAtcttttaaaggcatatagctttaaaactttttttctttttctaggtcaataaccaacctgactggatcaagtcccaaaactttgacatgtatttttggaaaattatgcccctttttggacatagaaaatcctggttaaagttttgcactcaagttactatctccaaaactaatgcagatattgagttgaaacttcacatgcgtctttggggttataaaacttaCTAGGTAAAAGCAttaagtcctataactctgaactgtattttggccaaattatgcccccttttggacttagaaaatcctggtttaagttgaGCAAGCAAGTATGTTACtctctcaaaaactaatgcaagtAAAACTCCACATGTGTCTTcaagtttataaaactaggtcatagcatttataagtcccataactctgacatgtattttggccaaattatgccctcttttggacacagaagttttgcatgcaagtaactatgttcaaaactaatgcacatactgaattgaaactttttGCTTAAGGTGGTCCTTCCCAGTATGCATAACATCATTTTGTGTAAGCATGGTGTAATTTGCTTGTTCTTTGCTTTGTGTTGATTACTTTTAAGAAAAGGTATTTATAGAAGTCACCAAATATCATAGGATTATTATTCAGTACGTGAAAGTGTACAGCTTGGTTGGCAATTTCAGTCTGTAAGACCAGAGTTGTGGCTCTTAGCTCagtcaaaaatttgcatttatAAAGGACATATAGCTCTTTTTGCATACATAtctaaaaaaagtatttgacctagggtcatgaaactttGGAATGTTACTGAGCATATGAAGTTGTACACCTTGGGCTTTGTTTTTGGATTTTCACAAGAGCACATTGCCCATGATTTTATTAGATATATCTGCAGAAAAGACTGAAATTTTTGTGTTAACATGCatctaaaaaaagtattttaccacAAGTCAATGAAAGTTGCAATTCTGTTTTGGATCACTTACCCAAAACACACATACACAACAGAAAAAGAAAAGctcagtttcttttatcttgttttgtttgaTCATTTTTTAGTTAATGGTTCTATTCAACTGCACATAGGGTCTCAACATGTAACttgagctgaaaatagaaaatgcaaACTATATTCCTTGTGAACTGCCTGATGCGTCTTTCTTCCAACATTTTCTGAATTATATGGCAGCTGTCCTTggttaaataagaaaaaaaatgtaaaatagaatGGAATAGAACTTGATGGTCTTATTAAGCCTTTGAATCTTCACAGACTTGGTCTGTACCAACCTTGCGTCAAACAGTATTGTAAGTTTATTGACTTGCCCCATAGAGCAACCTTAAGAAATGTTAGCCTTAATTTCTAGATTTTAAACATTGACTAagaaatcataattttcatatattgcAGAAACCAGCAAAATATTAGCAAAACCGTTGGGAAAAGATCTTAAAGAAGCCAAATGGGCATCATTAGTAGCTACTCACATATTCAGTAAGCTTGCAGTCACCAGTGACATGACTATAAGTGACATGGGATACCAGATTAGATATGACCAATGCCCTTGTGGATGTTTGGCACCTTTAAGAGTAGGCGATACTAGTATAGGTACGAGTTTCTTCATTTCTGGCTGAACTGCACGATGAATGATAAAGTCAGTTGCTCTAGTCCCGGCCCCAGTGTTACAATCACCATGGCTTCCTAGTTAAAATTCTTCTATAACTATTTCTTTTAACCTACTGCCCtgttaaagtagttctgcacgtttgataaactggaagtgatggcataacaCTATTTATCCGTAAAACGTAGAATGAAGCCTGAATTCGGTGTAccgaaatgaaaattattttattaattaatagcAGCCTGTGAAAAGGTTGATTACAATGACACtgctactatctttctaaagataaagaCATATGATAATATCAAATTATCTGAgaaattgaataattttaaaaaaattcaaatcagactaACAAAACATCAGGCACACAAccccatcttttttatttgtggaattttctaagaatattctgaagttctgaaaaatcggagtttaatcaaattctgcattgtagaaaaaaatttgatccaaacgtgcagaactaccataacattgaaaaacatattcAGATTTATGTTACAATGAAATTGCGGAATGTTTTGAATAGCATTCCATACTTTATAACTGGTACCACATGCCTGTTGTATACTTTGAACAAGTTTCACATAGTTTAATTTAAAACTTGAAGCTTATTTGAATTGCACTTGAGTCTGTTTCAGTAAGAGTCTTATGAAAGGACATGGTCCTGACCGCTGTGGGAATCTAACCTAGCTTAAGCAGCAGATCACttcttagtgttttttttttttcaagaataggAGATCGATAGCTTTATCTAGAATAGTTGTAGATTTATCTCACCTTTCTATTTTGTAATATTAGGGCCCTTGATCGAACTTGATATAGTAGTTGCAACAGATTTAAATGAGAGGCAGGGTATTTCGTTTAGGCTACACTTTTCCATCTATTTGACAAATTAAGGTGTCACCAGACAATGGCTCCTCCATTGACACATTACATTGATTATAAAACTATATTTGGAGACCAGTTTTAGAAAGCAGCTGCTTTactattggtcagtttcaaagTGAACTCAGAACCAGCAGATAACATGGTGGAGTTCCATAGCCTTGAACCCAGATTTCAGAAAAGCCACGAGGTCTCACTCATTAATCTGTTGTAATGTCAATTTTGTTCATACATGTGCACTCTGAGGCTTGCATATGGTCCTCAGTTTTGGGTTATTACTCTAGTTGTGTGCAGGGCAGGCTAGTATTTCCCAGGAGTGGGAGTCCACATGTTTATATGTTATGTGTTGCACTTCCTTgataaaattttgtgattttacagtCATGTAGTTACTTCTGTTTTCAGGTAATGAAAATGTTTGGCATGGCAGTGTAGACATTTTGATGGGTCATGTGGCAGGCATTACTAGAGCTGAAGAAAGTGTTGGAGAAAATACTGAAGAA carries:
- the LOC123535464 gene encoding uncharacterized protein LOC123535464, which encodes MSEVAQKPDDYQNVFKSFKTHKSTVCNALDYLNSSETANFCFVKIEDCNAEYSCGFTECWCPTKRNLEEEDHEKRKLVYYGEVFEIELLKSFLEGKETLDSLGYGRIKALEKLSDFLCDSNLQETSKILAKPLGKDLKEAKWASLVATHIFSKLAVTSDMTISDMGYQIRYDQCPCGCLAPLRVGDTSIGNENVWHGSVDILMGHVAGITRAEESVGENTEEDDSSFETNPGNLEFGRDQLIAKCVVFSCVQNIQGYKLGLAPTIVISKDRVKVYMYDPKSDMLYESTELPLFSPYVKKLNTITIVALWLAVNYAIFGTGVQPAHQEFGYTADFKDRINNMEKNEIYKTELQIGGCKQVRRLKPNHRGGFGTSFIKN